The following coding sequences lie in one Hippoglossus hippoglossus isolate fHipHip1 chromosome 14, fHipHip1.pri, whole genome shotgun sequence genomic window:
- the LOC117774740 gene encoding F-box only protein 40-like: MSHRSRASRERQHVHCDSCYSRRCRARVEVSVCCALIPCRLHCGALFHLCKEEDHLLLCPNVRVPCLNAGYGCPVQLPRSSQAAHLQVCPASVVCCSMEWNRWPSQDAHSYPNTELHENLLREREQGGCLDLAMALKDQDRLFHSMKMKRLFPELIQGVDEEEKKEERREEERRKERQKKASLMKEAAEKEAGAHTWESFVTLNIQDKDDDEDEDEVEVENDQLLTQEEREAIATASSIDANLLENYRAWEHMFSMERGGCREAGEAAVGGTGQGPAKGNSKGLGLIEEDAADMCVGATASNTCKQVSRAATSSSSSSSGKLTKEKFVYGYLEPMKIITVRTFNVPTSFSAKQCRIRNPGFYRRESRAVDTSDLGVTLKDMPVWEEIQASLLCSLEKEQRGHLIAESACSDGLLQDEGTQTYNFLSAPFQRNTSLAHLTAGKPLELHLQLQVESVTSRHHKASSAFTFLCGHTFQRREYGKHYKNIHSDIQMCVNGWFEQRCPLAYLGCTYSQRRFQPSTHEASVTFNESLGCFSLHSTIPVSLGDAPQPSRSSADSLPSQSRRGGRAGGEEASLSLLPYEVLCHVTSFLDSLSLSQLALVSQLMRQVCSSLLQDRGMVTLRWERTTDSHGGARWRVKQTVWQFSNLFSPVDAWCFRDVPSISEHLKRCPYYTTESRTDKVQLPRFREDVQTNMSCKGPTLVDLVQQKRIMM, encoded by the exons ATG AGTCATCGCTCTCGAGCGTCCAGGGAGCGGCAGCATGTCCACTGTGACTCCTGCTACAGCCGGCGCTGCAGGGCTCGGGTGGAGGTCTCTGTGTGCTGTGCCCTCATCCCCTGCCGCCTGCACTGTGGAGCTCTGTTCCACCTGTGCAAAGAGGAGGATCACCTGCTGCTCTGCCCGAACGTGAGGGTGCCGTGCCTCAACGCCGGGTACGGCTGCCCGGTCCAGCTGCCCCGCTCCTCGCAGGCCGCTCACCTCCAGGTGTGTCCGGCCAGCGTGGTGTGCTGCTCCATGGAGTGGAACCGCTGGCCGTCCCAAGATGCTCACTCCTATCCCAACACAGAGCTGCACGAAAACCTgctcagagaaagagagcagggaGGATGTCTGGACCTGGCCATGGCCCTGAAAGACCAGGACCGCCTGTTCCACTCCATGAAGATGAAGAGACTGTTCCCTGAGCTCATCCAGGGtgtagatgaggaggagaaaaaagaagaaaggagggaggaggagaggaggaaggaaaggcAGAAAAAAGCTTCCTTGATGAAGGAGGCAGCAGAAAAGGAGGCCGGTGCTCACACCTGGGAGTCGTTTGTCACGTTGAACATCCAAGACAAagatgacgatgaagatgaagatgaagttgaggTTGAAAATGATCAGCTGTTAactcaggaggagagagaggctatTGCCACGGCCTCAAGCATTGATGCTAATCTGTTAGAAAACTACAGGGCCTGGGAGCATATGTTCAGTATGGAGAGGGGCGGCTGCAGGGAGGCTGGAGAGGCAGCTGTGGGAGGCACAGGCCAGGGACCGGCTAAAGGGAACAGCAAAGGCCTGGGCCTGATTGAGGAAGATGCAGCAgatatgtgtgtgggtgcaaCAGCATCCAACACCTGCAAACAGGTGAGCAGGGCagccacatcctcctcctcctcatccagcGGCAAACTGACGAAGGAGAAGTTTGTGTACGGATACTTGGAGCCCATGAAGATCATCACTGTGCGCACATTTAATGTCCCAACCAGCTTCTCTGCCAAGCAGTGCCGCATCCGCAACCCTGGTTTCTACAGGAGGGAGAGCCGGGCCGTGGACACCAGCGACCTGGGGGTGACGTTGAAGGACATGCCTGTGTGGGAGGAAATtcag GCCTCTCTGCTGTGCTCCctggagaaggagcagaggggTCACCTCATCGCAGAGAGCGCGTGCTCAGACGGTCTGCTGCAAGACGAGGGCACGCAGACCTACAACTTCCTGTCCGCTCCCTTTCAGAGGAACACGTCGCTGGCCCATCTGACTGCCGGGAAACCGCTGGAGCTGCaccttcagctgcaggtggagagcGTCACCAGCCGACACCACAAGGCCAGCTCCGCCTTCACCTTCCTCTGCGGACACACCTTTCAGCGCAGAGAATACGGCAAACATTACAA gAATATCCACAGTGACatccagatgtgtgtgaatggatggtTCGAGCAGAGGTGCCCCCTCGCGTACCTGGGCTGCACCTACAGCCAGAGGAGGTTCCAGCCGTCCACACATGAAGCCAGCGTCACCTTCAA TGAGAGTCTGGGCTGCTTCAGCCTGCACTCCACCATCCCTGTCTCTCTGGGTGACGCTCCCCAGCCGTCCAGGAGCTCTGCGGACTCCTTACCCTctcagagcaggagaggaggtcgtgcaggaggagaggaggcctCTCTGAGCTTGCTGCCGTACGAGGTGCTGTGCCACGTGACCAGTTTCCTGGacagtctgtccctgtctcaGCTGGCTCTGGTGTCCCAGCTCATGAGGCAGGtgtgctcctctctgctgcaggaccGAGGGATGGTCACCCTCCGCTGGGAGAGGACCACGGACTCACATGGAGGAGCCAGGTGGAGGGTGAAACAGACG GTGTGGCAGTTCAGCAACCTGTTCTCTCCCGTGGACGCCTGGTGCTTCCGAGACGTGCCGTCCATTTCGGAGCATCTAAAGCGGTGTCCCTACTACACGACGGAGTCCAGGACAGACAAGGTCCAACTGCCGCGTTTCAGAGAAGACGTCCAAACCAACATGAGCTGCAAAGGTCCCACTCTGGTCGACTTGGTCCAGCAGAAGAGGATCATGATGTAG
- the LOC117774649 gene encoding F-box only protein 40-like isoform X2 — MSRRSRASRERQHVHCDSCYSRRCRARVEVSVCCALIPCRLHCGALFHLCKEEDHLLLCPNVRVPCLNAGYGCPVQLPRSSQAAHLQVCPASVVCCSMEWLRWPTDDTNPHSYITLQENVLKDDEGQGEALDVAVALADQAELYSRLKMRPLYPEQMEEEEEEEIREEKKEEMAMAEFVTGVTNSDANKENSSVQNSAGLVLSKEKHNLCDMMFSMERGGCAVAQENLGNPEQSPRPAERGQAQSAGDLKEAETQDSGVMGLAPWHEGVMERLGKQLTPQEYSMYIVHHGRMLLNFGQIHACTPRELDFVYGSLEPIPVQTLRSFKVPESYHYRSRVHMYETVARAPCEQRGVDTSDLGVNEEDWFSDEAAATLLGYTEGEVMGHKISESKAIDCLYIDVGTQTHSFRSAPFKRRTTLAEVMVDRPLRLRLQLQAESVNSRHSRASCVFAFLCGHTFHRREFAAHVRNVHSDILTCLSGWFEQRCPLAYLGCTYSQGRFEPSTQKATVTFNQQLRSFNLRPTLVDRGGGEASLSSLPYEVLCHVTSFLDSLSLSQLALVSRLMRQVCSSLLQDRGMVTLRWERTPDSHGGARWRAKPVWEFSRLFSSVDSWHMSDIPPMSAHLKVCPHYETCVHSEPVPLPSMSDKQRCSQEERMSLVNLFTGNRW; from the exons ATG AGTCGTCGCTCTCGAGCATCCAGGGAGCGGCAGCATGTCCACTGTGACTCCTGCTACAGCCGGCGCTGCAGGGCTCGGGTGGAGGTCTCTGTGTGCTGTGCCCTCATCCCCTGCCGCCTGCACTGTGGAGCTCTGTTCCACCTGTGCAAAGAGGAGGATCACCTGCTGCTCTGCCCGAACGTGAGGGTGCCGTGCCTCAACGCCGGGTACGGCTGCCCGGTCCAGCTGCCCCGCTCCTCGCAGGCCGCTCACCTCCAGGTGTGTCCGGCCAGCGTGGTGTGCTGCTCCATGGAGTGGCTCCGCTGGCCGACCGAcgacacaaacccacacagctACATAACCCTGCAGGAGAATGTGCTGAAGGATGACGAGGGGCAGGGGGAGGCTCTGGATGTGGCCGTGGCCCTGGCTGATCAGGCAGAGCTCTACAGCCGCCTGAAAATGAGGCCCCTCTATCCAGAGcagatggaggaagaagaggaggaggaaataagggaggagaagaaagaggagatggCGATGGCAGAGTTTGTCACTGGTGTCACAAACAGTGATGCCAATAAAG AAAACAGTTCTGTACAGAACAGTGCCGGGCTCGTCCtcagcaaagagaaacacaacctgTGTGATATGATGTTCAGCATGGAGAGAGGCGGCTGTGCTGTAGCGCAGGAAAACCTGGGTAATCCCGAACAAAGCCCAAGACCTGCTGAGAGGGGTCAGGCCCAGAGTGCGGGGGATTTAAAGGAGGCTGAGACGCAGGACAGCGGGGTGATGGGACTGGCCCCGTGGCATGAGGGGGTGATGGAGCGTCTGGGGAAGCAGCTCACGCCACAGGAGTACAGCATGTACATAGTGCATCATGGACGCATGCTGCTCAACTTCGGACAAATCCACGCCTGCACGCCGAGGGAGTTAGATTTTGTCTATGGGAGCCTGGAGCCTATTCCTGTCCAGACGCTACGCTCCTTCAAG GTCCCTGAAAGCTATCACTACAGGAGTCGGGTTCATATGTACGAGACGGTAGCGAGGGCTCCGTGTGAGCAGCGCGGCGTGGACACATCAGACCTCGGCGTCAACGAAGAGGACTGGTTCAGTGACGAAGCCGCAGCCACCCTGCTGGGATACACTGAGGGGGAGGTCATGGGTCACAAG ATCAGCGAGTCCAAGGCAATCGACTGCCTCTACATTGACGTGGGAACGCAGACGCACTCGTTTCGCTCGGCACCGTTCAAACGGAGGACGACCCTGGCGGAGGTGATGGTGGACAGGCCGCTGAGGCTTCGTCTGCAGCTGCAGGCAGAGAGCGTGAACAGCAGACACAGCAGAGCCAGCTGCGTCTTCGCCTTTCTCTGCGGTCACACCTTCCACCGAAGAGAGTTCGCCGCACATGTCAG GAACGTCCACAGTGACATCCTGACATGTCTGAGTGGATGGTTCGAACAGAGGTGCCCCCTAGCGTACCTGGGCTGCACCTACAGCCAGGGGAGGTTTGAGCCGTCCACGCAAAAGGCCACCGTCACCTTCAA tcagcagctgaggagcTTCAACTTGCGACCGACCCTCGtagacagaggagggggggaggccTCCCTGAGCTCGCTGCCCTACGAGGTGCTGTGCCACGTGACCAGTTTCCTGGACAGTCTGTCCCTGTCCCAGCTGGCTCTGGTGTCCCGGCTCATGAGGCAGGtgtgctcctctctgctgcaggaccGAGGGATGGTCACCCTCCGCTGGGAGAGAACCCCCGACTCACATGGAGGAGCCAGGTGGAGGGCCAAACCT gtCTGGGAGTTCAGCCGACTCTTCTCCTCGGTGGACTCGTGGCACATGTCCGACATCCCTCCTATGTCTGCTCATCTAAAAGTCTGTCCGCACTATGAGACCTGTGTGCACAGCGAGCCTGTTCCCCTCCCCAGCATGAGCGACAAACAGAGGTGCAGCCAAGAAGAGAGAATGAGTCTCGTCAACCtcttcacaggaaacagatggtag
- the si:ch211-274p24.4 gene encoding coiled-coil domain-containing protein 92 isoform X2: protein MDAGRLEQQVASVERGIAFLQQEHLAMLTGLQLEITHLKRRCHELSCELDSRFPDRNTAEEEAELAARCEAAERLLEDQQCMMVAVRGELRAGRARTSALSRSLRDEERHFLEELKRRSHKITLLSRELQRQNVTTTTLCHELHTARLKLFHQRQSAESAAEGGEEPRGQDGEGEGEEEEEDEDDDEDEGDSSDWLLSPPPPASPSQTEERHRRRVTLREERVRACVPQERVTSPQRPHSMPDPALFLVPLRFRLLRLNRPITMQGAEGMEDEWEDIEDSRVHRRVDMGAGEGETAL, encoded by the exons ATGGATGCTGGGAGGCTGGAGCAGCAGGTGGCCAGTGTGGAGAGAGGCATCgccttcctgcagcaggagcacCTGGCCATGCTGACCGGCCTGCAGCTGGAGATCACACACCTGAAGAGGCGCTGTCATG AGCTGAGCTGTGAGCTGGACTCCAGGTTTcctgacagaaacacagcag AAGAGGAAGCGGAGCTGGCTGCACGTTGTGAGGCTGCAGAGCGTCTCCTGGAAGACCAGCAGTGCATGATGGTCGCTGTGCGTGGTGAGCTGCGGGCGGGCCGGGCTCGGACATCAGCACTCAGTAGGAGCCTCAGGGACGAAGAGCGGCATTTCCTGGAGGAACTGAAACGACGCAGCCACAAGATCACGCTGCTGAGTCGTGAGCTGCAACGCCaaaacgtcaccacgacgacCCTCTGCCACGAGCTCCACACCGCACGCTTAAAACTGTTCCATCAACGGCAGAGCGCCGAGTCTGCTGCGGAAGGAGGGGAGGAACCCAGAGGACaggatggagaaggagaaggagaagaagaagaggaggacgaagacgatgatgaagatgaaggggACAGCTCAGACTGGCttctgtctccacctcctcccgcctcccccaGCCAAACAGAGGAGCGACACAGGAGGCGTGTCACCCTGAGGGAGGAGCGGGTCAGGGCGTGCGTCCCGCAGGAGAGAGTGACGTCACCGCAGCGGCCACACTCCATGCCCGACCCCGCCCTCTTCTTGGTGCCACTTAGATTCCGCCTCCTGCGTTTGAACCGACCAATCACAATGCAGGGCGCGGAGGGGATGGAGGACGAGTGGGAGGATATCGAGGACAGCAGGGTGCACAGGAGGGTGGACATGGGAGCAGGGGAGGGAGAAACCGCTCTGTGA
- the LOC117774649 gene encoding F-box only protein 40-like isoform X1, giving the protein MSRRSRASRERQHVHCDSCYSRRCRARVEVSVCCALIPCRLHCGALFHLCKEEDHLLLCPNVRVPCLNAGYGCPVQLPRSSQAAHLQVCPASVVCCSMEWLRWPTDDTNPHSYITLQENVLKDDEGQGEALDVAVALADQAELYSRLKMRPLYPEQMEEEEEEEIREEKKEEMAMAEFVTGVTNSDANKAENSSVQNSAGLVLSKEKHNLCDMMFSMERGGCAVAQENLGNPEQSPRPAERGQAQSAGDLKEAETQDSGVMGLAPWHEGVMERLGKQLTPQEYSMYIVHHGRMLLNFGQIHACTPRELDFVYGSLEPIPVQTLRSFKVPESYHYRSRVHMYETVARAPCEQRGVDTSDLGVNEEDWFSDEAAATLLGYTEGEVMGHKISESKAIDCLYIDVGTQTHSFRSAPFKRRTTLAEVMVDRPLRLRLQLQAESVNSRHSRASCVFAFLCGHTFHRREFAAHVRNVHSDILTCLSGWFEQRCPLAYLGCTYSQGRFEPSTQKATVTFNQQLRSFNLRPTLVDRGGGEASLSSLPYEVLCHVTSFLDSLSLSQLALVSRLMRQVCSSLLQDRGMVTLRWERTPDSHGGARWRAKPVWEFSRLFSSVDSWHMSDIPPMSAHLKVCPHYETCVHSEPVPLPSMSDKQRCSQEERMSLVNLFTGNRW; this is encoded by the exons ATG AGTCGTCGCTCTCGAGCATCCAGGGAGCGGCAGCATGTCCACTGTGACTCCTGCTACAGCCGGCGCTGCAGGGCTCGGGTGGAGGTCTCTGTGTGCTGTGCCCTCATCCCCTGCCGCCTGCACTGTGGAGCTCTGTTCCACCTGTGCAAAGAGGAGGATCACCTGCTGCTCTGCCCGAACGTGAGGGTGCCGTGCCTCAACGCCGGGTACGGCTGCCCGGTCCAGCTGCCCCGCTCCTCGCAGGCCGCTCACCTCCAGGTGTGTCCGGCCAGCGTGGTGTGCTGCTCCATGGAGTGGCTCCGCTGGCCGACCGAcgacacaaacccacacagctACATAACCCTGCAGGAGAATGTGCTGAAGGATGACGAGGGGCAGGGGGAGGCTCTGGATGTGGCCGTGGCCCTGGCTGATCAGGCAGAGCTCTACAGCCGCCTGAAAATGAGGCCCCTCTATCCAGAGcagatggaggaagaagaggaggaggaaataagggaggagaagaaagaggagatggCGATGGCAGAGTTTGTCACTGGTGTCACAAACAGTGATGCCAATAAAG CAGAAAACAGTTCTGTACAGAACAGTGCCGGGCTCGTCCtcagcaaagagaaacacaacctgTGTGATATGATGTTCAGCATGGAGAGAGGCGGCTGTGCTGTAGCGCAGGAAAACCTGGGTAATCCCGAACAAAGCCCAAGACCTGCTGAGAGGGGTCAGGCCCAGAGTGCGGGGGATTTAAAGGAGGCTGAGACGCAGGACAGCGGGGTGATGGGACTGGCCCCGTGGCATGAGGGGGTGATGGAGCGTCTGGGGAAGCAGCTCACGCCACAGGAGTACAGCATGTACATAGTGCATCATGGACGCATGCTGCTCAACTTCGGACAAATCCACGCCTGCACGCCGAGGGAGTTAGATTTTGTCTATGGGAGCCTGGAGCCTATTCCTGTCCAGACGCTACGCTCCTTCAAG GTCCCTGAAAGCTATCACTACAGGAGTCGGGTTCATATGTACGAGACGGTAGCGAGGGCTCCGTGTGAGCAGCGCGGCGTGGACACATCAGACCTCGGCGTCAACGAAGAGGACTGGTTCAGTGACGAAGCCGCAGCCACCCTGCTGGGATACACTGAGGGGGAGGTCATGGGTCACAAG ATCAGCGAGTCCAAGGCAATCGACTGCCTCTACATTGACGTGGGAACGCAGACGCACTCGTTTCGCTCGGCACCGTTCAAACGGAGGACGACCCTGGCGGAGGTGATGGTGGACAGGCCGCTGAGGCTTCGTCTGCAGCTGCAGGCAGAGAGCGTGAACAGCAGACACAGCAGAGCCAGCTGCGTCTTCGCCTTTCTCTGCGGTCACACCTTCCACCGAAGAGAGTTCGCCGCACATGTCAG GAACGTCCACAGTGACATCCTGACATGTCTGAGTGGATGGTTCGAACAGAGGTGCCCCCTAGCGTACCTGGGCTGCACCTACAGCCAGGGGAGGTTTGAGCCGTCCACGCAAAAGGCCACCGTCACCTTCAA tcagcagctgaggagcTTCAACTTGCGACCGACCCTCGtagacagaggagggggggaggccTCCCTGAGCTCGCTGCCCTACGAGGTGCTGTGCCACGTGACCAGTTTCCTGGACAGTCTGTCCCTGTCCCAGCTGGCTCTGGTGTCCCGGCTCATGAGGCAGGtgtgctcctctctgctgcaggaccGAGGGATGGTCACCCTCCGCTGGGAGAGAACCCCCGACTCACATGGAGGAGCCAGGTGGAGGGCCAAACCT gtCTGGGAGTTCAGCCGACTCTTCTCCTCGGTGGACTCGTGGCACATGTCCGACATCCCTCCTATGTCTGCTCATCTAAAAGTCTGTCCGCACTATGAGACCTGTGTGCACAGCGAGCCTGTTCCCCTCCCCAGCATGAGCGACAAACAGAGGTGCAGCCAAGAAGAGAGAATGAGTCTCGTCAACCtcttcacaggaaacagatggtag
- the si:ch211-274p24.4 gene encoding coiled-coil domain-containing protein 92 isoform X1, translating to MQLYNDVKKCPHIQLPSCMCRLCGGSAAMDAGRLEQQVASVERGIAFLQQEHLAMLTGLQLEITHLKRRCHELSCELDSRFPDRNTAEEEAELAARCEAAERLLEDQQCMMVAVRGELRAGRARTSALSRSLRDEERHFLEELKRRSHKITLLSRELQRQNVTTTTLCHELHTARLKLFHQRQSAESAAEGGEEPRGQDGEGEGEEEEEDEDDDEDEGDSSDWLLSPPPPASPSQTEERHRRRVTLREERVRACVPQERVTSPQRPHSMPDPALFLVPLRFRLLRLNRPITMQGAEGMEDEWEDIEDSRVHRRVDMGAGEGETAL from the exons ATGCAGCTCTATAATGATGTAAAGAAGTGTCCACACATCCAGCTGCCCTCGTGCATGTGCAGGTTGTGTGGGGGATCAGCAGCCATGGATGCTGGGAGGCTGGAGCAGCAGGTGGCCAGTGTGGAGAGAGGCATCgccttcctgcagcaggagcacCTGGCCATGCTGACCGGCCTGCAGCTGGAGATCACACACCTGAAGAGGCGCTGTCATG AGCTGAGCTGTGAGCTGGACTCCAGGTTTcctgacagaaacacagcag AAGAGGAAGCGGAGCTGGCTGCACGTTGTGAGGCTGCAGAGCGTCTCCTGGAAGACCAGCAGTGCATGATGGTCGCTGTGCGTGGTGAGCTGCGGGCGGGCCGGGCTCGGACATCAGCACTCAGTAGGAGCCTCAGGGACGAAGAGCGGCATTTCCTGGAGGAACTGAAACGACGCAGCCACAAGATCACGCTGCTGAGTCGTGAGCTGCAACGCCaaaacgtcaccacgacgacCCTCTGCCACGAGCTCCACACCGCACGCTTAAAACTGTTCCATCAACGGCAGAGCGCCGAGTCTGCTGCGGAAGGAGGGGAGGAACCCAGAGGACaggatggagaaggagaaggagaagaagaagaggaggacgaagacgatgatgaagatgaaggggACAGCTCAGACTGGCttctgtctccacctcctcccgcctcccccaGCCAAACAGAGGAGCGACACAGGAGGCGTGTCACCCTGAGGGAGGAGCGGGTCAGGGCGTGCGTCCCGCAGGAGAGAGTGACGTCACCGCAGCGGCCACACTCCATGCCCGACCCCGCCCTCTTCTTGGTGCCACTTAGATTCCGCCTCCTGCGTTTGAACCGACCAATCACAATGCAGGGCGCGGAGGGGATGGAGGACGAGTGGGAGGATATCGAGGACAGCAGGGTGCACAGGAGGGTGGACATGGGAGCAGGGGAGGGAGAAACCGCTCTGTGA